The following proteins come from a genomic window of Canis lupus dingo isolate Sandy chromosome 20, ASM325472v2, whole genome shotgun sequence:
- the LOC112662968 gene encoding transient receptor potential cation channel subfamily V member 5-like — translation MGAVTTCRPGTSSMPHHQGLTPFKLAGVEGNTVMFQHLMQKRKHIQWNWLLTSSLYDLTEFNSWGEDVSFLELMVSLRKEEAHQILEQTSVKQVVSFRWKKREQWYFCVSGHASFWSGCNSGQLRRASASSELPMGLAETSVETALQVY, via the exons ATGGGTGCAGTGACCACCTGCAGGCCCGGGACCTCAAGCATGCCGCATCACCAGGGTCTCACCCCCTTCAAGCTGGCTGGAGTGGAGGGCAACACTGTGATGTTCCAGCACCTGATGCAGAAGCGGAAGCACATCCAGTGGAATTGGCTACTGACCTCCAGTCTCTATGACCTCACAGAGTTCAACTCCTGGGGTGAGGACGTGTCCTTTTTAGAGCTCATGGTCTCCCTCAGGAAGGAGGAGGCTCATCAGATCCTGGAACAGACCTCAGTGAAGCAGGTTGTGAGCTTCAGGTGGAAGAAACGTGAGCAGTGGTACTTCTGCGTTTCAG GTCATGCTTCCTTCTGGAGTGGCTGCAATTCGGGACAATTGAGAAGGGCCAGTGCATCTTCAGAGCTGCCCATGGGATTGGCTGAGACCTCTGTTGAAACTGCCTTGCAG gtttactGA